In one window of Anaerolineales bacterium DNA:
- a CDS encoding nucleotidyltransferase family protein, with translation MGEKKQRHGSTVAGIVLAAGDSERFPEPKQLLHWKGKALVWHAVRAALEGGLEPVVVVTGADADDVRAALAGEPVEFVHNPDWASGQSSSMQAGLDAVRDAAEAVVMLLSDMPLVDAKLIRALVSAHRESHAAIVAPRAKGRRGNPVLFTRATYPELDAVEGDRGGRKLIGSLFTEWVDWDDSALQDIDNEEDWERLRGEG, from the coding sequence ATGGGTGAAAAGAAGCAGAGACATGGTTCCACGGTCGCGGGAATCGTCCTGGCCGCGGGCGATTCGGAGCGTTTCCCCGAACCGAAGCAGCTCTTGCACTGGAAGGGAAAGGCATTGGTCTGGCATGCGGTCCGAGCGGCGTTGGAAGGCGGCCTGGAACCGGTGGTCGTGGTGACGGGCGCAGATGCGGACGACGTTCGGGCGGCGCTGGCGGGAGAGCCCGTCGAATTCGTGCACAATCCCGATTGGGCAAGTGGGCAAAGCTCGTCGATGCAGGCCGGCCTGGATGCGGTGCGGGATGCGGCTGAAGCGGTGGTGATGCTGCTATCCGACATGCCATTAGTGGATGCGAAACTGATACGCGCCCTGGTGAGTGCGCATCGGGAAAGCCATGCCGCCATCGTCGCGCCGCGGGCGAAGGGAAGGCGCGGAAACCCCGTGCTTTTCACGCGGGCGACCTACCCGGAATTGGACGCCGTGGAGGGGGATCGAGGCGGGCGCAAGCTGATCGGTTCGTTGTTTACCGAGTGGGTCGATTGGGACGATTCAGCTT